One uncultured Alphaproteobacteria bacterium genomic region harbors:
- the ftsW gene encoding Lipid II flippase FtsW: MTRIVARSFTRADTSVLGRWWWTVDRWTLSALAVLITVGMMLIVAASPMKKGGMEALHFVVRQGVFVPFAIALIFFLSLQTPKTIRRAAAIGFLVTLGLMALTLVAGAEVKGATRWIKFGGFSLQASEMMKPCFVVATAWMLASHREDPTFPGVHIAIAMLGVTLGLLILQPDFGMSVVVTATWCGQLFLAGLPMLWIVGLGLLGAGGAVAAYTFLPHVQSRIDRFLDPSTGDTYQITKALQAFQNGSLFGRGPGEGRVKEVLPDAHTDFIFAVAGEEFGMILCLLLIALFAFVVLRGFVIAMKDESLFRLLAVAGLLAEFGMQAFINMGSSLSLIPTKGMTLPFISYGGSSLLGLSMAMGAVLALTRKQTDRGEG, translated from the coding sequence ATGACCCGCATCGTCGCGCGCAGCTTCACCCGCGCCGACACCTCGGTGCTCGGCCGCTGGTGGTGGACGGTCGACCGCTGGACCCTCTCGGCGCTCGCGGTGCTGATCACCGTCGGAATGATGCTGATCGTCGCCGCCTCGCCGATGAAGAAGGGCGGCATGGAGGCGCTCCACTTCGTCGTCCGCCAGGGGGTGTTCGTGCCGTTCGCGATCGCCCTGATCTTCTTCCTTTCGCTGCAGACGCCGAAGACCATCCGCCGCGCCGCGGCGATCGGCTTTCTCGTCACCCTCGGGCTGATGGCGCTGACCCTGGTCGCGGGGGCGGAGGTCAAGGGCGCGACCCGCTGGATCAAGTTCGGCGGCTTCTCGCTGCAGGCCTCGGAAATGATGAAGCCGTGCTTCGTCGTCGCCACCGCGTGGATGCTCGCCTCGCACCGCGAGGACCCCACCTTCCCGGGCGTGCACATCGCGATCGCGATGCTGGGCGTCACCCTCGGCCTGCTGATTCTCCAGCCCGATTTCGGCATGAGCGTGGTGGTCACCGCCACTTGGTGCGGCCAGCTCTTCCTCGCCGGGCTGCCGATGCTGTGGATCGTCGGCCTCGGCCTGCTCGGCGCGGGCGGCGCGGTGGCGGCCTATACCTTCCTGCCGCACGTGCAGAGCCGCATCGACCGCTTCCTCGACCCCTCGACCGGCGACACCTACCAGATCACCAAGGCGCTCCAGGCGTTCCAGAACGGCAGCCTGTTCGGCCGCGGCCCCGGCGAGGGACGGGTCAAGGAGGTGCTGCCCGACGCCCATACCGACTTCATCTTCGCGGTCGCGGGCGAGGAGTTCGGCATGATCCTCTGCCTGCTGCTGATCGCGCTGTTCGCCTTCGTCGTGCTGCGCGGCTTCGTCATCGCGATGAAGGACGAAAGCCTGTTCCGGCTGCTGGCGGTGGCGGGGCTGCTCGCCGAGTTCGGCATGCAGGCGTTCATCAACATGGGCTCCAGCCTGTCGCTGATCCCCACCAAGGGGATGACCCTGCCGTTCATCTCCTACGGCGGATCGTCGCTGCTCGGCCTCTCGATGGCGATGGGCGCGGTGCTGGCGCTCACCCGCAAACAGACCGACCGGGGGGAAGGCTGA
- the mraY gene encoding phospho-N-acetylmuramoyl-pentapeptide transferase (Evidence 2a : Function of homologous gene experimentally demonstrated in an other organism; PubMedId : 10564498, 215212, 2179861; Product type e : enzyme), whose product MLYHLFTPLADQYQVFNLFRYVTFRTAGAVLTALLFAFVFGPAIIRMLRRKQGRGQPIRTDGPETHLLTKQGTPTMGGLMILLGVGISTLLWAKLDNGYVWAVLLVTIGYGMIGFTDDYMKVTKRSTAGFAGRKKLAAELGIGLLATAWIVWIGSANADRMGLAVPFLKDVVVNLGLFYLPFAAVVIAGAGNSVNLTDGLDGLAIVPVMIASAVFMIIAYLSGHAVFANYLQIHHTPGSGELAVFCGAMVGAAMGFLWFNAPPAQVFMGDTGSLALGGALGAIAVVTKHELVLGIVGGLFVLETVSVIVQVASFKLTGRRVFRMAPLHHHFEKKGWAEPTVVIRFWIIAMILGVIGLTTLKLR is encoded by the coding sequence ATGCTCTACCACCTCTTCACCCCCCTGGCCGACCAGTATCAGGTGTTCAACCTGTTCCGGTACGTCACCTTCCGCACGGCGGGGGCGGTGCTCACCGCGTTGCTGTTCGCGTTCGTGTTCGGCCCGGCGATCATCCGCATGCTCCGGCGCAAGCAGGGCCGCGGCCAGCCGATCCGCACCGACGGCCCGGAGACCCATCTCCTCACCAAGCAGGGCACGCCGACGATGGGCGGCCTGATGATCCTGCTGGGCGTCGGCATCTCCACCCTGTTGTGGGCGAAGCTCGACAACGGCTACGTCTGGGCGGTGCTGCTGGTGACGATCGGCTACGGCATGATCGGCTTCACCGACGACTACATGAAGGTGACGAAGCGCTCGACCGCGGGCTTCGCGGGCCGGAAGAAGCTCGCCGCCGAACTCGGCATCGGCCTGCTCGCCACCGCGTGGATCGTCTGGATCGGTTCCGCCAACGCCGACCGCATGGGCCTCGCGGTGCCGTTCCTCAAGGACGTAGTGGTCAACCTGGGCCTGTTCTACCTGCCGTTCGCGGCGGTGGTGATCGCGGGCGCGGGCAACTCGGTCAACCTCACCGACGGTCTCGACGGCCTCGCGATCGTGCCGGTAATGATCGCCTCGGCGGTGTTCATGATCATCGCCTACCTCTCCGGCCACGCGGTGTTCGCCAACTATCTGCAGATCCACCACACCCCGGGCTCGGGCGAACTGGCGGTGTTCTGCGGCGCGATGGTCGGCGCGGCGATGGGGTTCCTGTGGTTCAACGCCCCGCCCGCGCAGGTGTTCATGGGCGACACCGGCTCGCTCGCCCTCGGCGGCGCGCTCGGCGCGATCGCGGTGGTGACCAAGCACGAACTGGTGCTCGGCATCGTCGGCGGCCTGTTCGTGCTCGAAACCGTCTCGGTGATCGTTCAGGTGGCGAGCTTCAAGCTCACCGGCCGCCGGGTGTTCCGGATGGCGCCGCTGCACCACCACTTCGAGAAGAAGGGCTGGGCGGAACCGACGGTGGTGATCCGCTTCTGGATCATCGCGATGATTCTCGGCGTGATCGGATTGACCACGCTCAAACTGCGGTAG
- the murG gene encoding UDP-N-acetylglucosamine--N-acetylmuramyl-(pentapeptide) pyrophosphoryl-undecaprenol N-acetylglucosamine transferase, whose amino-acid sequence MAAENSKLIVLAAGGTGGHVFPAEALAGELLARGYELALLTDRRGVKWGGALERVAVHSLRAGGIAGRGLKAKAKAILDLGLGVLQAKALLETLRPAAAVGFGGYASIPGVTAALWRGVPTLVHEQNAVLGRANRRLAAKAKRVATAFAEVRYLPKDAAVIQVGMPVRAPIRALRDAPAPTLGESGPIEVLVLGGSQGATVFSQVIPAALKALPDDIRARLRVSQQARPADIDAAEAAYAGSGLDVTLRSFFDDVPERLGRAHLVISRSGASTVAELTTAGRPAILVPYPHAIDDHQTANAQAVAETGGAWLMPQDVFTPEALAARLENLFAQPRALEAAAAAARSAGRDDAAERLADAVVAMLPKETAR is encoded by the coding sequence ATGGCCGCCGAGAATTCCAAGCTCATCGTGCTCGCCGCGGGCGGAACCGGCGGCCACGTCTTCCCGGCCGAGGCGCTGGCGGGCGAACTGCTGGCGCGCGGCTACGAACTCGCGCTGCTCACCGACCGCCGCGGCGTGAAGTGGGGCGGCGCGCTCGAACGCGTCGCCGTGCATTCGCTGCGCGCGGGCGGCATCGCCGGGCGCGGCCTCAAGGCCAAGGCCAAGGCGATCCTCGACCTCGGCCTCGGGGTGCTGCAGGCGAAGGCGCTGCTGGAAACCCTCCGGCCCGCCGCCGCCGTCGGCTTCGGCGGCTACGCCTCGATCCCCGGCGTCACCGCCGCCCTGTGGCGCGGCGTGCCGACCCTGGTGCACGAGCAGAACGCGGTGCTCGGCCGCGCCAACCGCCGCCTCGCGGCGAAGGCGAAGCGCGTCGCCACCGCGTTCGCCGAGGTCAGATACCTGCCGAAGGACGCCGCCGTCATCCAGGTGGGCATGCCGGTGCGGGCACCGATCCGCGCGCTGCGCGACGCGCCCGCGCCGACGCTCGGCGAAAGCGGCCCGATCGAAGTCCTGGTGCTCGGCGGTTCGCAGGGCGCGACGGTGTTCTCGCAGGTGATCCCGGCGGCGCTGAAGGCGCTGCCCGACGACATCCGGGCGCGCCTCCGGGTGAGCCAGCAGGCGCGCCCGGCGGACATCGACGCCGCCGAAGCCGCCTATGCCGGAAGCGGTCTCGACGTCACCCTCAGGAGCTTCTTTGACGACGTGCCCGAGCGCCTCGGCCGCGCCCATCTGGTGATCTCGCGGTCGGGCGCGTCGACGGTGGCGGAGCTCACCACCGCCGGACGCCCGGCGATCCTGGTGCCCTATCCGCACGCCATCGACGACCACCAGACCGCCAACGCCCAGGCGGTCGCCGAAACCGGCGGCGCATGGCTGATGCCGCAGGACGTGTTCACCCCCGAGGCGCTCGCGGCGCGGCTCGAAAACCTGTTCGCCCAGCCCCGCGCCCTCGAAGCCGCCGCCGCCGCCGCGCGCTCGGCCGGGCGCGACGACGCCGCCGAACGCCTCGCCGACGCCGTCGTCGCGATGCTGCCGAAGGAGACCGCCCGATGA
- the murD gene encoding UDP-N-acetylmuramoylalanine--D-glutamate ligase: MIPLSGVEGKTFVVVGLGKSGAGAAHALGAAGATVLAWDDKPELRAAAGAAALADPGAIDWAKVEAVVWSPGIPHTLPKPHPLALAARAHGVPLVCDVDLLARAKPECLFVGVTGTNGKSTTTSLIAHILTRAGRRCAAGGNLGTAALELDDLPAGGVYVLELSSYQLELVPSLRPNVAVHLNVSPDHLDRHGDLAGYAAAKRRLFDHPAANATAIVGVDDAESRGIADGVRAQGGWRLLPLATEATAEGGVYALGGHLVDAAHGAAEQILDLAEVPALTGRHNAQNAAAAYAAVRALGVGPADAVAGIRSFPGLAHRQERVGEANGVLYVNDSKATNADATEKALTAYDTMFWIIGGLPKAGGITPLKRYFRRVVKAYLIGEAAEAFAATIGDDIPFAHCGTLDVATARAAADAEAFARAHPGTRPVVMLSPACASWDQFKSFEHRGDVFRDLVRTRIAVEARP, translated from the coding sequence ATGATCCCGTTGTCCGGAGTTGAGGGCAAAACTTTCGTCGTCGTCGGGCTCGGCAAGTCGGGCGCGGGCGCCGCGCACGCGCTCGGCGCGGCGGGCGCGACGGTGCTCGCCTGGGACGACAAGCCGGAACTGCGCGCCGCCGCGGGCGCGGCCGCCCTCGCCGACCCCGGCGCGATCGACTGGGCGAAGGTCGAGGCGGTGGTGTGGAGCCCGGGCATCCCGCACACTCTGCCGAAGCCGCATCCGCTCGCCCTCGCCGCGCGCGCCCACGGCGTGCCCCTGGTGTGCGACGTCGACCTGCTCGCCCGCGCCAAGCCCGAGTGCCTGTTCGTCGGCGTCACCGGCACCAACGGCAAGTCCACCACCACCAGCCTGATCGCCCATATCCTGACGCGCGCCGGGCGGCGGTGCGCCGCGGGCGGCAACCTCGGCACCGCCGCGCTCGAACTCGACGACCTGCCCGCGGGCGGCGTCTACGTGCTCGAACTCTCGTCCTATCAGCTCGAACTGGTGCCGTCGCTGCGGCCGAACGTCGCGGTGCATCTCAACGTCAGCCCCGACCACCTCGACCGCCACGGCGATCTTGCGGGCTACGCCGCCGCCAAGCGCCGCCTGTTCGACCACCCGGCCGCCAACGCCACCGCAATCGTCGGCGTCGACGACGCCGAATCCCGCGGCATCGCCGACGGCGTGCGCGCCCAGGGCGGCTGGCGGCTGCTGCCGCTCGCCACCGAGGCGACGGCGGAGGGCGGCGTCTACGCCCTGGGCGGGCACCTCGTCGACGCCGCCCACGGCGCCGCGGAACAGATTCTCGACCTCGCCGAAGTGCCCGCCCTCACCGGCCGCCACAACGCCCAGAACGCCGCCGCCGCCTACGCCGCGGTGCGCGCCCTCGGCGTCGGACCGGCCGACGCGGTGGCGGGAATCCGCAGCTTCCCCGGCCTCGCCCACCGCCAGGAGCGGGTCGGCGAGGCGAACGGCGTGCTCTACGTCAACGACAGCAAGGCCACCAACGCCGACGCCACGGAAAAGGCGCTGACCGCCTACGATACGATGTTCTGGATCATCGGCGGGCTGCCCAAGGCGGGCGGCATCACGCCGCTCAAGCGCTATTTCCGCCGGGTGGTGAAGGCGTATCTGATCGGCGAGGCGGCGGAGGCGTTCGCCGCCACCATCGGCGACGACATCCCGTTCGCGCACTGCGGCACCCTCGACGTCGCCACCGCCCGCGCGGCGGCGGACGCCGAGGCGTTCGCCCGCGCCCACCCCGGCACCCGGCCGGTGGTGATGCTCTCCCCCGCCTGCGCCAGCTGGGACCAGTTCAAGAGCTTCGAGCACCGCGGCGACGTCTTCCGCGATCTCGTCCGGACCCGCATCGCGGTGGAGGCGCGGCCATGA